The proteins below are encoded in one region of Apium graveolens cultivar Ventura chromosome 4, ASM990537v1, whole genome shotgun sequence:
- the LOC141720955 gene encoding elongation factor 2-like, which produces MVKFTADGLRAIMDKKNNIRNMSVIAHVDHGKSTLTDSLVAAAGIIAQEVAGDVRMTDTRADEAERGITIKSTGISLYYEMSDDSLKSYKGERDGNEYLINLIDSPGHVDFSSEVTAALRITDGALVVVDCIEGVCVQTETVLRQALGERIRPVLTVNKMDRCFLELQVDGEEAYQTFQRVIENANVIMATYEDPLLGDVQVYPEKGTVAFSAGLHGWAFTLTNFAKMYASKFGVDETKMMERLWGENFFDPATKKWTTKHTGSSTCKRGFVQFCYEPIKQIINTCMNDQKEKLWPMLQKLNVAMKSDEKDLMGKPLMKRVMQNWLPASTALLEMMIFHLPSPSKAQRYRVENLYEGPLDDMYANAIRNCDPNGPLMLYVSKMIPASDKGRFFAFGRVFAGKVSTGLKVRIMGPNYVPGEKKDLYVKSVQRTVIWMGKKQETVEDVPCGNTVAMVGLDQFITKNATLTNEKEVDAHPIKAMKFSVSPVVRVAVQCKVASDLPKLVEGLKRLAKSDPMVVCTIEESGEHIVAGAGELHLEICLKDLQDDFMGGAEIVMSDPVVSFRETVLEKSSRTVMSKSPNKHNRLYMEARPLEEGLPEAIDDGRIGPRDDPKARSKILSEEFGWDKDLAKKIWCFGPETTGPNMVVDMCKGVQYLNEIKDSVVAGFQWASKEGALAEENMRGICFEVCDVVLHADAIHRGGGQVIPTARRVIYASQLTAKPRLLEPVYLVEIQAPEQALGGIYSVLNQKRGHVFEEMQRPGTPLYNIKAYLPVIESFGFSGQLRASTSGQAFPQCVFDHWDMMSSDPLEAGTQASTLVADIRKRKGLKQQMTPLSEYEDKL; this is translated from the exons ATG GTGAAGTTTACAGCAGATGGGCTCCGCGCTATTATGGACAAAAAGAATAACATTCGCAACATGTCTGTTATTGCACATGTTGATCATG GGAAATCTACTCTTACCGATTCCTTGGTGGCTGCTGCTGGTATTATTGCACAGGAAGTAGCTGGTGATGTGCGAATGACTGATACCCGTGCAGATGAAGCTGAGCGTGGTATTACAATCAAGTCCACGGGAATCTCACTTTACTATGAGATGTCAGATGACTCTTTAAAGAGCTACAAAGGGGAGAGAGATGGGAATGAGTACCTGATCAATCTTATAGACTCCCCTGGGCATGTTGACTTTTCATCAGAGGTTACTGCTGCTCTACGTATCACCGATGGGGCACTTGTTGTTGTTGATTGCATTGAAGGTGTTTGTGTCCAGACAGAAACTGTCCTTAGACAAGCCCTTGGAGAAAGGATACGACCTGTCTTGACTGTGAACAAGATGGACAGGTGTTTCCTTGAGCTACAGGTTGATGGCGAGGAGGCATACCAGACATTTCAAAGAGTTATTGAGAACGCAAATGTCATTATGGCAACATACGAGGATCCCCTCCTCGGTGATGTTCAGGTTTATCCTGAGAAAGGCACAGTTGCTTTCTCTGCTGGGTTGCATGGTTGGGCTTTTACTttgacaaactttgcaaaaatgTATGCCTCAAAGTTTGGTGTTGATGAGACTAAGATGATGGAGAGACTCTGGGGTGAGAATTTCTTCGATCCAGCTACGAAGAAGTGGACTACAAAGCATACCGGTTCTTCTACATGTAAGcgtggctttgttcaattctGTTATGAACCCATCAAGCAGATAATCAACACTTGCATGAACGATCAGAAAGAAAAGCTATGGCCCATGCTGCAGAAACTTAATGTAGCAATGAAGTCTGATGAGAAAGATTTGATGGGAAAGCCCTTGATGAAACGCGTGATGCAAAATTGGCTTCCGGCAAGTACAGCTCTCCTGGAAATGATGATTTTCCACCTTCCATCTCCTTCAAAGGCTCAGAGATATCGTGTGGAGAACTTGTATGAGGGACCACTTGATGATATGTATGCCAATGCTATCAGAAACTGTGATCCAAATGGGCCTCTTATGCTATATGTTTCTAAGATGATTCCAGCTTCTGATAAAGGTAGGTTTTTTGCCTTTGGTCGTGTTTTTGCTGGCAAGGTCTCTACTGGTTTAAAGGTCAGGATCATGGGTCCAAACTATGTCCCTGGTGAGAAGAAGGATTTATATGTTAAGAGTGTTCAGAGGACTGTTATTTGGATGGGGAAGAAGCAGGAAACAGTTGAGGATGTgccatgtggaaacacagttgCTATGGTTGGTTTGGATCAGTTTATCACAAAAAATGCTACTCTGACAAATGAGAAAGAAGTGGATGCTCATCCCATCAAAGCCATGAAGTTTTCTGTGTCCCCTGTTGTACGTGTGGCTGTGCAGTGCAAAGTGGCCTCTGACCTTCCCAAATTAGTGGAAGGACTAAAGCGTTTGGCAAAGTCTGACCCTATGGTTGTCTGTACCATTGAGGAGTCTGGGGAGCATATCGTAGCCGGTGCTGGTGAACTTCACCTTGAAATATGCCTCAAGGATTTGCAGGATGATTTTATGGGAGGTGCTGAAATTGTTATGTCTGATCCTGTTGTTTCCTTCCGTGAAACTGTCCTGGAGAAATCTTCCCGTACTGTGATGAGCAAGTCCCCTAACAAGCATAATCGCTTGTACATGGAAGCTAGACCACTTGAGGAGGGACTACCTGAGGCCATTGATGATGGAAGAATTGGTCCGAGGGATGATCCTAAGGCTCGTTCCAAAATTTTGTCTGAGGAGTTTGGCTGGGACAAAGATCTTGCAAAGAAGATCTGGTGTTTTGGTCCAGAAACAACTGGCCCTAATATGGTGGTTGACATGTGTAAAGGAGTGCAGTATCTCAATGAAATCAAGGATTCTGTTGTAGCTGGTTTCCAGTGGGCTTCTAAGGAAGGGGCATTGGCCGAGGAAAACATGAGAGGTATTTGTTTCGAGGTGTGTGATGTTGTTCTTCATGCAGATGCTATTCATAGAGGTGGTGGCCAGGTTATCCCGACTGCCAGGAGGGTTATATATGCTTCACAATTAACTGCTAAACCACGTCTTTTGGAACCTGTGTACCTTGTGGAGATTCAAGCACCTGAGCAAGCTCTTGGCGGTATCTACAGTGTTCTCAATCAGAAGCGTGGTCACGTATTCGAGGAAATGCAGAGGCCTGGTACACCACTCTATAACATCAAGGCCTATCTCCCTGTTATCGAGTCATTTGGTTTCTCAGGACAGTTGAGAGCTTCTACATCAGGGCAGGCCTTCCCACAGTGCGTGTTTGATCACTGGGACATGATGTCATCTGATCCACTGGAGGCTGGAACCCAGGCATCAACGCTTGTGGCTGACATCAGAAAGAGGAAGGGCCTGAAGCAGCAGATGACACCATTATCCGAGTATGAGGACAAACTGTAA
- the LOC141719610 gene encoding protein FAR1-RELATED SEQUENCE 5-like, translating into MNVIDNIYGGNDKVDFNVQHVRNVIRDERKKRFDISDAQAGLDLLHRLNEESGFKYFIRTEVDEENHLKCLVWIDPRCLMAYQNFGDVVAFDTTYRTNRYVMPFVPFTGVNNHYQSVIFRFALMQDEHASTF; encoded by the coding sequence ATGAATGTCATTGATAACATTTATGGAGGTAATGATAAAGTTGACTTCAATGTTCAACATGTTCGAAATGTGATAAGAGATGAGAGGAAGAAAAGGTTTGATATTAGTGATGCCCAAGCGGGATTGGACTTGTTGCATAGGTTGAATGAAGAAAGTggttttaaatattttattaggacCGAAGTTGATGAAGAGAATCATTTGAAGTGTCTTGTATGGATTGATCCAAGATGTTTAATGGCCTACCAAAATTTTGGTGATGTTGTGGCTTTTGATACCACTTATCGGACAAATCGATATGTAATGCCATTTGTCCCATTTACCGGAGTCAACAATCATTATCAATCGGTGATTTTTAGGTTTGCACTAATGCAGGATGAACACGCGTCGACTTTTTAA